In Rhodothermus marinus DSM 4252, a single genomic region encodes these proteins:
- a CDS encoding adenylate kinase: protein MRIVFMGPPGAGKGTQARRLAAAYGLRHISTGDLIRAAIQEGTPLGKKAQPYIEKGQLVPDELVWELAKAALAENHYDHFVLDGFPRTIRQAEWLDALLEQQGRPLQIVLNLIVPDDLIVERLSRRRVHKLTGENYHLDFNPPPPDVDPSLIIQRPDDRPEAIRRRLEVYRTTHEPLEQYYRQRGLLVDVDGVGSMDEVFARIQEVLRRQGVLVE from the coding sequence ATGCGCATTGTGTTCATGGGGCCGCCCGGCGCCGGTAAGGGCACTCAGGCCAGACGGCTGGCCGCGGCCTACGGGCTGCGCCATATTTCAACCGGCGACCTGATTCGCGCGGCCATCCAGGAGGGGACCCCCCTGGGAAAAAAGGCGCAGCCCTACATCGAAAAAGGCCAGCTGGTGCCGGATGAACTGGTCTGGGAACTCGCCAAAGCAGCGCTGGCCGAAAACCACTACGATCACTTCGTGCTGGACGGATTTCCCCGGACGATCCGTCAGGCCGAATGGCTGGACGCGCTGCTGGAGCAACAGGGGCGACCGCTCCAGATCGTGCTGAATCTGATCGTACCGGACGATCTGATCGTCGAGCGGCTTTCGCGCCGGCGCGTGCACAAGCTCACGGGGGAAAATTATCATCTGGATTTCAATCCGCCGCCGCCGGACGTGGATCCTTCGCTGATCATTCAGCGTCCTGACGATCGTCCGGAGGCGATCCGGCGCCGTCTGGAGGTGTACCGCACGACGCACGAGCCGCTCGAGCAGTACTACCGGCAGCGCGGGCTGCTGGTCGACGTGGACGGCGTCGGCTCGATGGACGAGGTGTTTGCCCGGATTCAGGAGGTGCTTCGCCGTCAGGGTGTACTGGTGGAATAG
- the pruA gene encoding L-glutamate gamma-semialdehyde dehydrogenase: MHNAIPFPPVPQNEPVRSYAPGTPERTSLRKRLQELKRETVEIKPIIGGREIATDRVETLHPPHELTHSLGTVHLGGPREAEMAIEAALKAREEWARTPWTERAAIFLKAAELLSGPWRDTLNAATMLGQSKNVHQAEIDAACELADFWRFNVYFMARIYQDQPLNAPGVWNRMEYRPLEGFVFAVTPFNFTSIQGNLPTAPALMGNTVVWKPATTAVYSAYFLYKLLEEAGLPPGVINMVPGHGPDVGDTVFASPHLAGLHFTGSTETFRRMWRTIGANIDRYRAYPRIVGETGGKDFIVAHVSADPEAVATAIVRGSFEYQGQKCSAASRVYLPDTLWPRIRESLLDQLREVKMGTVEDFTNFINAVIDKKAFDKIVGYIEEAKQNPNVKVLYGGNYSDREGYFIEPTVLEVTDPKHRTMCEEIFGPVVSIYVYPEARFEETLDLVNNTSPYALTGAIFAQDRKAIQLATERLVDAAGNFYINDKPTGAIVAQQPFGGARASGTNDKAGSQLNLLRWVSPRAIKETFVPPRHFKYPYLEPDVEVPADQATSVSS, translated from the coding sequence ATGCATAACGCGATCCCCTTCCCTCCCGTCCCGCAAAACGAGCCGGTACGGAGCTACGCCCCCGGAACGCCGGAGCGCACCTCGCTCCGGAAGCGCTTGCAAGAACTGAAACGCGAGACGGTCGAGATCAAACCGATCATCGGCGGCCGGGAAATCGCCACCGACCGCGTTGAAACGCTCCATCCGCCCCATGAACTGACCCACTCGCTGGGCACGGTGCATCTGGGCGGTCCACGCGAAGCCGAAATGGCCATCGAGGCGGCTCTGAAAGCCCGCGAGGAATGGGCCCGCACGCCCTGGACCGAACGGGCGGCCATCTTCCTGAAGGCGGCCGAACTGCTCTCCGGCCCCTGGCGCGACACGCTCAACGCGGCCACCATGCTCGGCCAGAGCAAAAACGTCCACCAGGCCGAAATCGATGCGGCCTGCGAACTGGCCGACTTCTGGCGCTTCAACGTCTACTTCATGGCACGCATCTACCAGGATCAGCCGCTGAATGCGCCGGGCGTCTGGAACCGCATGGAGTACCGGCCGCTGGAGGGCTTCGTCTTCGCCGTCACCCCCTTCAATTTCACCTCCATCCAGGGCAACCTCCCCACCGCACCCGCCCTCATGGGCAACACGGTCGTGTGGAAACCGGCCACCACGGCCGTCTACTCGGCTTACTTCCTCTACAAGCTGCTGGAAGAGGCCGGTCTGCCGCCCGGTGTCATCAACATGGTGCCGGGCCACGGTCCCGACGTGGGCGACACGGTGTTCGCCTCGCCGCACCTGGCGGGCCTGCACTTTACGGGCTCGACCGAAACGTTCCGCCGCATGTGGCGCACCATCGGCGCAAACATCGACCGCTACCGGGCCTACCCGCGCATCGTCGGCGAAACCGGCGGCAAGGACTTCATCGTGGCCCACGTCTCGGCCGACCCCGAAGCCGTCGCCACGGCCATCGTGCGCGGTAGCTTCGAATATCAGGGCCAGAAGTGCTCGGCCGCCTCGCGCGTCTATCTGCCCGATACGCTCTGGCCGCGCATTCGCGAGTCGCTGCTCGACCAGCTCCGCGAGGTGAAAATGGGCACGGTCGAGGACTTCACGAACTTCATCAACGCGGTCATCGACAAGAAGGCCTTCGACAAGATTGTCGGCTACATCGAGGAGGCCAAGCAGAACCCGAACGTGAAGGTCCTCTACGGCGGCAATTACTCGGACAGGGAAGGCTACTTCATCGAGCCGACCGTGCTGGAGGTGACCGATCCGAAGCATCGCACAATGTGCGAGGAGATCTTCGGGCCGGTCGTGTCGATCTACGTCTACCCCGAAGCGCGTTTCGAGGAAACGCTGGACCTGGTGAACAACACCTCGCCCTACGCGCTGACCGGCGCGATCTTCGCCCAGGATCGGAAGGCCATCCAGCTGGCCACCGAACGGCTGGTCGATGCCGCGGGCAACTTCTACATCAACGACAAGCCGACGGGCGCTATCGTGGCGCAGCAGCCTTTCGGCGGCGCGCGTGCCTCGGGCACGAACGACAAGGCCGGTTCGCAGCTGAACCTGCTGCGCTGGGTCTCGCCCCGGGCCATCAAGGAGACGTTCGTGCCGCCGCGGCACTTCAAGTACCCCTATCTGGAGCCGGACGTCGAGGTCCCGGCCGACCAGGCCACGAGCGTATCGTCCTGA
- a CDS encoding sodium:solute symporter — protein MLTPLDYLILLGYLLGSVALGLWAGGRQRHAVDYFLGSRTLPWWALCLSVVATETSTLTVIGIPAVAYGGDLSFWKLTIGYVLGRIAVAFFLLPRYFEGSLTTAYAFLGQRFGQGMQAAASLVFLATRLLADGVRLFATAIPLKVMADMAGLSVSYLEVILVVAGATVLYTLIGGLRAVVWLDVMQLLVYIGGALGALWVLWNGAPDGWWQMATAAGKTRLLVPGAETSPIRWLTEPYVFVTAVVGGAVFSMASHGTDHLMVQRLLACRDLSDSRRALIGSGLIVMAQFALFLLVGLLLWVHYGGATPAELGLSRADEVFPRFIIEGLPPGVSGLLLAGILAAAMSTLSSSLNALASSTLFDLYERWRGRPLDGRQSLVVSRLLTLGWALVFVGFASLFESTDNPVVELGLSIASFTYGGMLGVFLLGRFNRRVSQRWAIGAFLAAIGLMVLVIFGVWVRPDGRLLFALVPEASEGLRRLAWPWYTLLGALLTLLLGSLPHLGHRYRRSSSQTRHLR, from the coding sequence GTGCTGACCCCCCTCGATTATCTGATCCTGCTGGGCTATCTGCTGGGCTCCGTTGCACTCGGACTGTGGGCCGGTGGACGCCAGCGTCATGCCGTCGATTATTTCCTCGGCAGTCGCACGCTTCCCTGGTGGGCGCTCTGCCTGTCGGTCGTCGCCACCGAGACCAGCACGCTGACGGTGATCGGCATTCCGGCCGTGGCCTACGGGGGGGATCTGAGCTTCTGGAAGCTCACGATCGGCTACGTGCTGGGCCGCATCGCCGTCGCTTTTTTTCTGTTGCCCCGCTACTTTGAAGGCTCGCTCACGACGGCCTATGCCTTTCTGGGGCAGCGTTTCGGGCAGGGTATGCAGGCGGCCGCCTCGCTGGTTTTTCTGGCCACGCGGTTGCTGGCCGACGGCGTGCGCCTCTTTGCCACGGCCATCCCGCTGAAGGTCATGGCCGACATGGCCGGGCTTTCGGTCTCGTATCTGGAGGTGATTCTGGTGGTGGCCGGTGCTACCGTGCTCTATACGTTGATTGGCGGGCTGCGCGCGGTGGTCTGGCTCGACGTGATGCAACTGCTGGTGTACATCGGCGGGGCCCTGGGGGCGCTGTGGGTGCTCTGGAATGGGGCACCGGACGGATGGTGGCAGATGGCCACGGCGGCAGGCAAAACCCGGCTGCTGGTGCCCGGCGCCGAGACCAGCCCGATCCGGTGGTTGACCGAGCCCTACGTGTTCGTGACGGCCGTCGTGGGGGGCGCCGTCTTCTCGATGGCCTCGCACGGCACGGACCACCTGATGGTGCAGCGCCTGCTGGCCTGTCGGGACCTGAGCGACAGCCGGAGGGCACTTATTGGGAGCGGTCTGATCGTGATGGCTCAGTTTGCGCTGTTTCTGCTGGTGGGGCTGCTGCTCTGGGTGCATTACGGCGGGGCCACGCCGGCCGAACTGGGGCTGTCGCGCGCCGACGAGGTGTTTCCGCGCTTCATCATCGAAGGACTGCCGCCGGGCGTCTCCGGACTATTGCTGGCCGGCATTCTGGCGGCCGCCATGAGCACGCTTTCCTCTTCGCTGAACGCGCTGGCGTCTTCGACGCTGTTCGATCTGTACGAACGCTGGCGGGGACGTCCGCTCGACGGCCGGCAGTCGCTCGTGGTCTCGCGGCTGCTGACGCTTGGCTGGGCGCTCGTGTTTGTCGGCTTTGCCAGCCTGTTCGAAAGCACCGACAATCCGGTCGTCGAACTGGGACTGTCGATCGCCTCGTTTACCTACGGCGGGATGCTGGGCGTTTTCCTACTGGGACGCTTCAACCGGCGCGTTTCGCAGCGATGGGCGATCGGCGCCTTCCTGGCGGCCATCGGGTTGATGGTGCTGGTGATTTTCGGCGTGTGGGTGCGTCCGGACGGCAGGTTGCTCTTTGCGCTGGTACCGGAGGCTTCCGAGGGACTGCGTCGCCTGGCCTGGCCCTGGTACACGCTGCTGGGCGCGCTGCTGACGCTGCTGCTCGGATCCTTGCCGCACCTGGGGCATAGGTACCGACGTTCATCAAGCCAGACGCGGCACCTCCGATGA
- a CDS encoding IS1595 family transposase has protein sequence MKLSELAALAADEQKAEAFLQSRGLLPRFTHCPYCKSEHLGRVRRRFYKCYRCRREWSPRKGSLLEGLRLPLGKFLLALKLFELEVSARRAARELGLAYNTVHRLFLLFRERIYQSSSQEAQLSGEIEMDESYFGGRRRGRRGRGAVGKLPVFGILERGGKVKVEVVPDVRAETLLREAIRKVRRGSLIYTDRFRSYDGLVCYGFRHERIDHGQRFANGKVYINGIEGFWSYAKERLLKYHGLSALWFPLYLKELEFRYNHRKEDLFEKLLEVLKGGMN, from the coding sequence ATGAAGCTGAGTGAACTGGCCGCGCTGGCCGCCGACGAGCAAAAAGCCGAAGCCTTCCTGCAAAGCCGCGGCCTGCTGCCGCGCTTCACCCACTGCCCCTACTGCAAAAGCGAACACCTCGGCCGCGTGCGGCGGCGCTTTTACAAATGCTATCGGTGCCGCCGCGAATGGAGCCCCCGCAAGGGTTCGCTCCTGGAGGGTTTGCGCCTGCCGCTGGGCAAGTTTCTGCTGGCCTTGAAGCTATTTGAACTGGAAGTGTCGGCCCGGCGTGCGGCTCGTGAGCTTGGCCTGGCCTACAACACGGTGCATCGGTTGTTTCTGTTGTTTCGGGAGCGGATCTATCAGTCCAGCAGCCAGGAAGCCCAGCTTTCGGGCGAAATCGAGATGGACGAGAGCTACTTTGGGGGTCGTCGTCGGGGCAGGCGGGGACGTGGGGCTGTGGGCAAGCTGCCGGTGTTTGGGATTCTGGAGCGGGGTGGCAAAGTAAAGGTAGAAGTGGTGCCGGACGTGCGGGCCGAGACGTTGCTGCGGGAGGCGATTCGGAAGGTCCGACGGGGCAGTTTGATCTACACGGATCGGTTTCGGAGCTACGATGGGCTGGTGTGCTATGGGTTTCGGCATGAGCGGATTGATCACGGGCAGCGTTTTGCCAACGGGAAGGTGTACATCAACGGGATTGAGGGTTTTTGGAGCTATGCGAAGGAGCGTTTGCTGAAGTATCATGGGTTGTCGGCCCTGTGGTTTCCGTTGTACTTGAAGGAATTGGAGTTTCGATACAATCATCGGAAGGAGGATTTGTTTGAGAAACTGCTGGAAGTGCTAAAAGGTGGAATGAATTGA
- a CDS encoding GntR family transcriptional regulator, with amino-acid sequence MITLDRSGSQPLHEQLVAQLRYLIVRGHFRPGASLPSTRELARQLGISFHTVRKAYQQLEAEGLIHSQSGRRYLVRPEATSTRETRLEQGAALLQETLRRLVGLGLSSEDIEYLLEEQLSLLEDHTPAPKVLCLAPTRELAESLIAALGAPWAEWIEPATPESLVHHEDADLVLARHADLHRFRARLPQADWLGLMAYLEPSALERVAMLLPRETIGLVTLQPETIPHLLTELRVATGFGGQVLAVAIEESRHHLRPLLEQADLLLCTPQSHRRVAALRDRPTALLSFRIGPESIEALQAHLQSL; translated from the coding sequence ATGATCACGCTGGATCGCTCGGGATCTCAACCACTGCATGAGCAACTGGTGGCGCAATTGCGCTACCTGATCGTGCGCGGGCACTTCCGGCCGGGCGCCTCGCTTCCGTCCACGCGTGAACTGGCCCGCCAGCTCGGCATCTCCTTCCACACGGTACGCAAAGCCTACCAGCAACTCGAAGCCGAAGGGCTGATCCACAGTCAGTCCGGCCGTCGCTACCTGGTGCGCCCCGAAGCCACCTCGACGCGCGAAACGCGACTGGAACAGGGAGCGGCGCTGCTGCAGGAAACGCTGCGCCGACTTGTGGGCCTTGGTCTCAGTTCGGAAGACATTGAATATCTACTGGAAGAGCAACTGTCACTCCTGGAAGATCATACTCCGGCCCCGAAGGTGCTCTGTCTGGCCCCGACCCGGGAGCTGGCCGAAAGTCTGATCGCAGCGCTGGGCGCGCCCTGGGCCGAATGGATCGAACCCGCAACGCCTGAATCGCTCGTTCACCACGAAGACGCCGATCTCGTACTGGCCCGCCATGCCGACCTGCATCGCTTCCGTGCCCGCCTTCCGCAGGCCGACTGGCTCGGCCTCATGGCCTACCTGGAGCCCTCCGCGCTGGAACGCGTCGCCATGCTCCTTCCCCGCGAGACGATCGGGCTGGTCACGCTGCAACCCGAAACGATCCCCCACCTGCTGACCGAACTCCGCGTGGCCACGGGCTTTGGCGGACAGGTACTGGCCGTGGCCATCGAAGAAAGCCGCCACCACCTGCGCCCGCTCCTCGAACAGGCCGATCTGCTGCTCTGCACGCCCCAGAGCCACCGGCGTGTGGCCGCCCTGCGCGATCGACCGACGGCCCTGCTTTCGTTTCGGATCGGGCCCGAATCCATCGAAGCCCTCCAGGCTCACCTGCAGAGCCTGTAG
- a CDS encoding HD family phosphohydrolase, translated as MSIWERFQRGRRTPRPVGQQLERGREQETRRQRRRQWMIKAAIWLGLIVLTLIAFPRERVYQFTVRVGEVWQHNDLVAPFDFALYKDPEQLEQERRQVILQTPPYFREVPDAMRRMEANRDTVRMQLEAIFEAYASYRRNLLRGRQDAARDDSLRYAELRRNARVKLTPEQWRLLAEDYRAAINEAGQVVRRGGQEPLYVRALEEAWSFGVQVLQLGLLDVPRDSVLTDEIVVRNEVERTERVLSVDRVFGLDEAYGAAREYFLQQFNNRPELASIALAFFRAILVPSYVYLRAETLHAWEQQQARISPTYGLVKAGEVIVQRGQVVTEEIKRKLTSLERAQQERGGTALFWRRLLGQTLVTLATYLFFFLYLFLLRRPIFDDNAQVLLIALIFAAILGLYAIAVRLPTLAMYAVPVAIASILLTVIFDSRVALFGTITLAFIGGHLLSYDFEFVFATVFAGTLGIFSVRDIKNRGQFFLSAGLVFLGYLVVLGASALWHPAASGRFLSDLLLVGINSVLVLMAYPLLWVFERAFDITTDLTLLELSDTNRPLLKELSLRAPGTFNHSLQVANLAEAAAAAIGAHALLVRVGALYHDIGKMIKPEYFVENQRPGMNPHENLKPRMSALIIASHVKEGLEIGRQYGLPKKVLDFIPMHHGTTRIEYFYRKAVEQTGDPNLPDAEFRYPGPKPNSKETAILMLADSVEAASRALEEPTHKRLEALIDQIFRARIEDGQLDDTDLTFRDLQKIKETFLQMLLAIYHIRVKYPGMEEQEQKDQKAPSETPASQETPASTQDR; from the coding sequence ATGAGCATCTGGGAACGATTCCAACGGGGGCGGCGAACGCCCCGACCGGTCGGTCAGCAACTGGAACGTGGCCGCGAGCAGGAGACCCGTCGGCAGCGTCGGCGGCAATGGATGATCAAAGCGGCGATCTGGCTCGGACTGATCGTGCTGACGCTGATCGCCTTTCCACGTGAACGCGTCTATCAGTTCACCGTACGCGTCGGCGAGGTCTGGCAGCACAACGATCTGGTCGCCCCTTTTGATTTTGCCCTCTACAAGGATCCCGAGCAGCTGGAGCAGGAGCGTCGCCAGGTGATCCTGCAGACGCCTCCGTACTTCCGGGAGGTGCCCGATGCGATGCGTCGCATGGAGGCCAACCGCGACACCGTGCGCATGCAACTGGAGGCAATCTTCGAGGCCTATGCCAGCTATCGCCGGAATCTGCTGCGGGGACGACAGGATGCCGCGCGGGACGACTCGCTCCGCTATGCGGAGCTCCGGCGTAATGCCCGCGTCAAGCTGACGCCGGAGCAGTGGCGTCTGCTGGCCGAAGACTATCGGGCTGCTATTAACGAGGCGGGTCAGGTAGTCCGACGCGGTGGCCAGGAGCCGCTGTACGTGCGGGCGCTGGAGGAAGCCTGGTCATTTGGCGTCCAGGTGCTTCAGCTCGGGTTGCTCGACGTGCCGCGCGACAGCGTGCTGACCGATGAGATCGTCGTGCGCAACGAAGTGGAGCGAACCGAGCGCGTGCTCTCGGTCGATCGCGTCTTCGGGCTGGACGAAGCCTACGGCGCCGCCCGCGAGTATTTCCTGCAACAGTTCAACAACCGCCCCGAGCTGGCCAGCATTGCGCTGGCTTTTTTCCGGGCGATTCTGGTGCCTTCCTATGTCTATCTGCGCGCTGAAACGTTGCACGCCTGGGAGCAGCAGCAGGCGCGTATTTCGCCCACCTACGGGCTGGTGAAGGCGGGTGAGGTGATCGTACAGCGCGGCCAGGTCGTGACCGAAGAGATCAAGCGCAAGCTGACCTCGCTCGAGCGCGCGCAGCAGGAACGGGGTGGCACGGCACTGTTCTGGCGACGCCTGCTCGGCCAGACGCTCGTGACGCTGGCGACCTATCTGTTCTTCTTCCTGTATCTGTTCCTGCTCCGGCGGCCCATCTTCGACGACAACGCACAGGTGCTGCTGATCGCTCTGATCTTTGCGGCCATCCTGGGGCTTTATGCCATTGCCGTGCGGTTGCCCACACTGGCCATGTATGCCGTGCCCGTGGCCATCGCCTCGATTCTGCTGACGGTTATTTTCGATTCGCGCGTGGCGCTCTTCGGGACGATCACGCTGGCCTTCATCGGGGGGCACCTGCTCAGTTACGACTTCGAGTTCGTGTTTGCCACGGTCTTTGCCGGAACGCTCGGCATCTTCAGCGTGCGCGACATCAAAAACCGCGGCCAGTTTTTCCTGAGCGCCGGGCTGGTCTTTCTGGGCTATCTGGTGGTACTGGGCGCTTCGGCCCTCTGGCATCCGGCCGCCAGCGGGCGCTTTCTGTCGGACCTGCTGCTGGTGGGCATCAACTCGGTGCTGGTGCTGATGGCCTATCCGCTGCTCTGGGTCTTCGAGCGGGCCTTCGACATCACCACCGATCTGACGCTGCTGGAACTGTCGGACACCAACCGGCCGCTACTCAAAGAGCTGAGCCTGCGGGCACCGGGCACCTTCAACCATTCGCTCCAGGTGGCCAACCTCGCCGAGGCGGCCGCGGCGGCCATCGGAGCCCATGCGCTGCTGGTGCGCGTCGGGGCCCTCTATCACGACATCGGCAAGATGATCAAGCCCGAGTACTTCGTGGAGAACCAGCGGCCGGGCATGAATCCGCACGAGAACCTCAAGCCGCGCATGAGCGCGTTGATCATCGCCAGCCATGTGAAAGAGGGGCTGGAGATCGGCCGCCAGTACGGGTTGCCCAAAAAGGTGCTGGATTTCATCCCCATGCACCATGGCACCACCCGGATCGAGTACTTCTACCGGAAGGCAGTAGAGCAGACGGGCGATCCGAATCTGCCGGACGCGGAGTTTCGTTATCCCGGACCCAAACCAAACTCCAAGGAAACGGCCATTCTTATGCTGGCCGATTCGGTCGAGGCCGCCAGCCGGGCACTCGAAGAACCCACGCACAAGCGGCTGGAGGCGCTGATCGATCAGATCTTCCGGGCACGCATCGAGGACGGGCAACTGGACGACACGGACCTGACCTTCCGCGATCTCCAGAAGATCAAAGAGACGTTTCTGCAGATGCTGCTGGCCATCTACCATATCCGCGTGAAGTACCCGGGTATGGAAGAGCAGGAGCAGAAAGATCAGAAAGCGCCGAGCGAAACGCCCGCTTCGCAGGAGACACCCGCGTCCACGCAGGATCGGTAA
- a CDS encoding HPr family phosphocarrier protein yields MIVREVVVKNKSGLHTRPASMIVRTASRFKSDFFIEKDGYEINGKSIIGVMTLAAEPGARLKLIFDGEDEEEAAEAIVALFEQGFGEIE; encoded by the coding sequence ATGATCGTCCGAGAAGTCGTGGTCAAGAACAAATCCGGACTGCACACGCGACCGGCCTCGATGATCGTGCGCACGGCCTCGCGTTTCAAGTCGGATTTTTTTATCGAAAAGGACGGATACGAAATCAACGGAAAGAGTATCATTGGCGTAATGACCCTGGCGGCAGAACCCGGCGCCCGGTTGAAGCTTATCTTTGATGGGGAGGACGAAGAGGAGGCGGCGGAGGCGATTGTCGCGTTGTTCGAGCAGGGCTTCGGGGAAATCGAATAG
- a CDS encoding polyprenyl synthetase family protein: MEVTRQEAAAQVARLRRLVEQALPGLVEATREPAELYEPVRYVLSGTGKRMRPVLLMLAAELYGRPAESVLPAALAVEVFHAFTLVHDDIMDHAAERRGRPTVHVQWDEATALLCGDYLMGLSYALLGQVENAPLARVLAMFHRMVERLCEGQALDKAFETRAHVSVAEYLQMVDGKTSALLELCLQLGGLLGGAGEADLQALEQLGRNLGRAFQIQDDLLDLTATSPQWGKPIGADLMEGKKTFPVLAALEQASDGERVWFEERLRRRFRPEEVPEARQRLERLGGLEAARRAVDRYLQEARAALAQLPDRPPAQALAWFLDQLAQRRH, from the coding sequence ATGGAGGTCACGCGCCAGGAGGCTGCTGCGCAGGTGGCCCGACTGCGCCGGCTCGTGGAGCAGGCGCTGCCCGGTCTGGTCGAGGCCACGCGCGAGCCGGCCGAACTCTACGAACCCGTTCGCTACGTGCTGAGCGGTACGGGCAAGCGCATGCGCCCGGTACTGCTCATGCTGGCGGCCGAACTCTACGGCCGACCGGCCGAGTCGGTGCTTCCGGCCGCGCTGGCCGTCGAGGTCTTCCATGCCTTCACGCTCGTGCACGACGACATCATGGACCATGCGGCCGAGCGCCGGGGCCGGCCGACGGTCCACGTGCAATGGGACGAGGCCACCGCGCTGCTCTGCGGCGACTACCTGATGGGCCTTTCCTATGCGCTGCTGGGGCAGGTAGAAAATGCCCCGCTGGCGCGCGTGCTGGCCATGTTTCACCGCATGGTGGAACGCCTCTGCGAAGGCCAGGCGCTCGACAAAGCCTTCGAGACGCGCGCGCATGTCTCCGTGGCCGAATATCTGCAGATGGTGGACGGCAAAACGAGCGCGCTGCTGGAGCTGTGCCTGCAGCTGGGCGGACTGCTGGGCGGTGCCGGCGAAGCCGACCTGCAGGCGCTCGAGCAACTGGGGCGCAACCTGGGGCGGGCCTTTCAGATTCAGGATGATCTGCTGGATCTGACCGCCACCTCTCCGCAGTGGGGCAAGCCCATCGGTGCGGATCTGATGGAAGGGAAAAAGACGTTCCCCGTGCTGGCCGCCCTCGAACAGGCCAGCGATGGCGAACGCGTCTGGTTCGAGGAGCGTTTACGGCGGAGGTTTCGTCCCGAGGAGGTGCCGGAGGCGCGGCAGCGCCTGGAGCGGCTGGGCGGGCTGGAAGCGGCCCGCCGGGCGGTCGATCGCTATCTGCAGGAGGCCCGGGCCGCGCTGGCGCAGTTGCCCGATCGTCCGCCGGCACAGGCCCTGGCCTGGTTCCTCGACCAGCTGGCGCAGCGTCGTCACTGA